In Cryptomeria japonica chromosome 10, Sugi_1.0, whole genome shotgun sequence, a genomic segment contains:
- the LOC131068832 gene encoding wax ester synthase/diacylglycerol acyltransferase 3, translating into MDLSLKTKFVHSNDCEVVSPFSQTLNTSFLSVSVQAIFELEEAIDICSVKQAIKNILLPSNPRFCNTMIQDRHGELYWIKTEVNVDDHVVVPEFPHGQSEYDEIVNDYIGNIHLTPLAQCRPLWAFHLLNYNTSSAKATLIINMHHSLGDGITLMSLLLCCVTRADNPNLPLNFPSLKSAAHKTIPYHTWVSTEFVYYIFQRLFVLVLVIWYTVSDLISSFLRVIWMDDSKLPIRGPPGVEMLPKIMSSTTFLMEDVKKIKNYVGGTVNDVLMGVIFCGFQRYLQITLCQGEMAEARKEMAKQKVTGIVAVNTRAISRLNDIKDLLKPNSQSPWGNRFGMVHIAIPVASADSPLDFVRKAKQTMDRKKMSLEVFLTGRLLSYLGRQASATAMYNTLANTTMVITNMIGPTDKIAINQIPVKSISFSVSGLPQTLLFTVVSYMGRIRLQVIGTKGYINTDTMTKCFNECFEEMKEATLGL; encoded by the exons ATGGACCTCAGTCTGAAAACGAAGTTTGTACACAGTAATGACTGCGAGGTGGTTAGTCCCTTCAGTCAGACACTCAATACATCGTTTCTTTCTGTATCCGTCCAAGCGATATTTGAGCTGGAAGAAGCCATTGATATCTGCAGCGTGAAGCAAGCCATAAAAAATATTCTTTTGCCAAGCAACCCCCGGTTTTGTAATACGATG ATCCAAGATAGACATGGAGAGCTGTATTGGATTAAAACTGAAGTGAACGTGGATGATCATGTAGTTGTTCCAGAATTTCCTCACGGCCAAAGTGAATATGATGAGATTGTGAATGATTATATTGGCAATATACATCTTACACCTCTTGCCCAGTGCAGGCCTTTGTGGGCATTTCACCTTCTAAACTACAATACAAGCAGTGCGAAAGCCACATTGATTATAAACATGCACCACTCCTTAGGAGATGGTATTACCCTAATGTCCTTACTACTTTGTTGTGTGACCAGAGCAGACAACCCCAATCTCCCTCTTAACTTTCCTTCACTTAAATCTGCAGCTCACAAAACTATTCCATACCATACATGGGTTTCCACTGAATTTGTGTATTACATATTTCAGAGGCTATTTGTGCTTGTCCTTGTAATTTGGTACACTGTGTCTGATCTCATTAGCAGCTTCCTAAGAGTTATATGGATGGATGATAGCAAGCTGCCCATTCGAGGACCTCCTGGTGTTGAGATGCTGCCTAAAATCATGTCCTCTACCACTTTCCTCATGGAAGATGTCAAAAAAATAAAGAACTATGTCGGAGGG ACGGTAAATGATGTGCTAATGGGTGTAATATTCTGTGGATTTCAACGATACCTACAAATAACTCTTTGTCAAG GAGAAATGGCAGAAGCAAGGAAGGAAATGGCGAAGCAAAAAGTAACAGGGATTGTAGCCGTGAACACGAGAGCAATATCAAGACTTAAT GATATAAAAGATCTGCTGAAACCTAACAGTCAATCTCCTTGGGGAAACCGCTTTGGGATGGTACATATCGCCATCCCTGTAGCTAGTGCAGATAGTCCATTAGACTTCGTACGAAAAGCAAAACAAACCATGGACAGAAAGAAAATGTCTCTTGAAGTCTTCCTAACTGGAAGATTACTGTCTTATCTAGGCCGACAG GCATCTGCTACTGCTATGTATAATACTCTCGCAAACACAACAATGGTAATAACGAATATGATTGGCCCGACGGATAAGATAGCAATCAATCAAATTCCAGTTAAGAGCATCTCTTTCTCGGTATCGGGGCTTCCTCAG ACGCTTCTTTTTACGGTAGTGAGCTACATGGGAAGAATAAGGTTGCAAGTGATTGGCACCAAAGGTTATATAAATACTGATACTATGACCAAGTGTTTTAACGAGTGCTTTGAGGAGATGAAGGAGGCGACCCTGGGATTATGA